A region of the Vallitalea okinawensis genome:
GTAGAGTATATACAAGCTTTATGGTCCCATTACAGTTTAGAACCTCAACTTGTTTTAGATCTTGCCTGTGGTACAGGTGAGGTTACTTACCGACTTGCAGAGAAAAATTATGATATGATTGGTATTGACATATCTAATGAAATGCTAAATGTAGCTCGTGAAAAGACTGAAAAAAAAGATTTAAGTATTTTATTCTTGGAACAAGATATGCGTGAATTCGAATTATATGGAACCGTTTCAAGTATAGTTTGTATTTGTGATGGTTTAAACTATCTACATGATGAAGAAGATTTATTACAAGTATTTAGTTTGGCTAATAACTACTTAGATCCAAAGGGTTTATTTATTTTTGATATGAATACAGCTTATAAATATGAGATGTTAGGTCAAGAAACATATACAGATGTTCAAGATGAGTGTGCTTATATATGGGACAATTATTATGATGAAGTAGAACATATGAATGAGTATCATTTAACTATCTTTGATAAAGAAAGAAATGGACTCTATCGTAAATATGAAGAGACTCATTATCAGAGAGCCTATACAAAGGAAAGAGTTTGCCAGTTATTAAAAGATGCTGGATTACAATTAATGGCGGTATATGATGCTTTTACATTTGATGAACCAAAGGAAAACAGTGAACGACTTTATTTTATAGCAAGAGAGAAAGATAAGGAGGAGAACTAATGAAGGACTATATTATAAGAGCTACTGCAGCTAATGGACAAATAAGAGCATTTGCTGCGACAACAAAAGAGATGCTTGAATTTGCTAGAGAAGCTCATGATACCTCACCTGTTGCATCTGCCGCTTTAGGTCGTACCATGACTGCAGCTGCTATGATGGGGATTATGTTAAAAGGGGATAAAGATCTCTTGACCATTACAGTTAGAGGGAATGGACCATTAGCAGGTATAACGGTAACAGCAGATAAAGACGCCAATGTAAAGGGATATGTCTTTAACCCTCATGTGGATTTACCACCTAATAAAGAGGGTAAATTAGATGTAGCCTCAGCAGTTGGAATTGGTTTAATGAATATTATTAAAGATATTGGGCTGAAAGAACCTTATGTAGGTCAGACGCATCTTGTTACATCTGAAATTGCAGAGGATTTAACTCATTATTTTTATCACTCAGAGCAAATTCCTTCAGTGGTATCTTTAGGTGTACTTGTTGATAAGGATACCCCTATTAAACAATCTGGAGGTTTCATTATTCAATTAATGCCTGGAGCTGAAGAGGAAATCATTGCATTCTTAGAGGAAAAGATTAAAGAAGTGAAGGCTGTGACAACTCTCTTTGAAGAAGGCTACACTCCTGAAGCTATTTTAGAAGAATTATTAGGTGAAAAAGGTTTACAAATTAATGAAAAAGTACCTGCCAAGTTCTACTGTAATTGTTCAAAAGATCGTGTCGAGAAAGCTTTAATCAGTGTTGGGAGAGAAGATTTGCAAAGTATGATTGATGATAATGAACCAATAGAGATGAATTGTCATTTTTGCAATAAGAATTATGAGTTTAAAGTAGAGGAACTCGAAGAATTAGTTAAAAACATTTAATTATAGCTTTAGGGTCAAGCGAGTAAGGCCTTCTATTCGCTGGCTGGGAAGACGTCCATGTCTTAGACAGCCAGGCTCGCCATCCGTGGCTCACTGCTCCATAGAACACCTTACTCGCTTTCGGTATGAATTGGACATAATGATAGAAATGATTTAACTAGTAAAAAGAAAAAAGAAATCTTATGAGTATGTAATCATTAATTATAGTCAGACTAAAAGCGATTGAGATCAAAATATGGAGTTGAAAAAACTGGGTACTTGACATTTGCCATGGGAGTGCTATAATTGATTCATATATGGTAAATACGTTGATGAGGATAGTAAAATGTGAAAGTTTACAGAGAGGAAATGCAATAGCTGGAAGCATTTCTAAACGGAAGCCTTTGAAGACCACCTCTGAGTGACTCTAATAAAGTCCGGTGATACCGTTATCATCACTAAGAATCTTGTAATAGTTTATTATAGGAATTCTTTCGACTAAAGTGGTTGTGGCAGAAAGTGTGCTATGACAACAAGGGTGGAACCGCGGGATATAATACTCTCGTCCCTTTCCGTTATGGATTGGGGCGGGAGTTTTTTATTTTTTTATTTGAACGAATGTTGGGAGATGGGAATATGGCTAAAGAGAATCAAGAGAGAGTTCAAGATATCTATAAAAAATTCTTGAGAATGCGTACCTTGATTAATACAGTTGCATTAATAGCGTTTGTTCTTGTAGTGTTTTGGCAGGGGTGGACGTTGACACCTATAGTCGTAGTTGCAGCAATTATCACAATCGTTATTTCGAGTTATATGGGATATAAACATCGTTGTCCAAAATGCGATATACATCTTGGAAGATACAGTAAAAAAGAATGTCCTAGTTGTCATATAAAATTAAAATAAAAATTAATATAACACAAAAGGAGTTTCGATATGAAGATCACATTAAAAGACGGATCAGTAAAAGAATATTCAGAGAGTAAATCTGTATTAGATATTGCAAAAGATATCAGTGAGGGATTAGCCAGAGTCGCTTGTGCAGCAGAAATTAATGGTGAAGTGGTTGATTTGAGAACCATGGTTACTGAAGATGTGGAATTAAATATTTTAACCTTTAATGATGAAGCTGGGAAAAAAGCTTTTAGACATACAGCAGCTCATATTTTAGCTCAAGCTGTTAAGAGATTATTCCCAGAAACTAAGTTGGCTATTGGACCAGCAATCGATAATGGATTCTATTATGACTTTGATCGTGATCAGCCTTTTGATCAAGAAGAAATAAAAGCAATTGAGAAAGAAATGAAAAAAATCGTTAAAGAGAATCCACCGATTGAAAGATTTGAATTACCTCGTGATAAAGCACTGACCCTTATGAAAGATATGGGTGAAGACTTTAAAGTAGAATTAATTGAAGAGTTAGGGGAGGACGAAGTGATTTCCTTCTATAAGCAAGGAGATTTCACTGACCTTTGTGCTGGACCACATCTTATGAGTACCAAAGCTGTTAAAGCTTTCAAACTTCTTCAAGTTGCAGGTGCTTATTGGAGAGGTGACGAAAGTAGAAAAATGTTATCAAGAATCTATGGTACAGCCTTTACAAAAAAAGCTGATTTAAATGAGTATATTGAAAGATTAGAAGAGGCTAAAAAACGAGACCACAATAAGTTAGGTAGAGAATTGGAGTTATTTACTACCAATGAAGCAGTTGGTCAAGGGCTACCATTAATTATGCCAAAAGGTGCTAAAGTTATTCAAACTCTTCAAAGGTGGATTGAGGATGAAGAAGAAAGAAGAGGTTATTTATTAACCAAAACGCCATCTATGGCAAAGAATGATTTATATAAGATATCTGGTCACTGGGATCATTATCGTGATGGTATGTTTGTTATGGGGGATGAAGAGAAAGAAGAAGAAATTTTAGCTTTACGTCCAATGACCTGTCCATTCCAGTTTATGATCTATAAAAATAGTCAAAAATCCTATAGAGACTTACCAGCACGTTATGCTGAAACAGCTACCTTATGTAGAAATGAGTCTTCTGGTGAAATGCATGGTTTAATTCGTGTACGTCAGTTTACTTTAGCAGACGGACACATTGTATGTACACCTGAGCAATTAGCTGATGAGTTCAAGGGCTGTGTTGACTTAATCAATTACGTGATGACCACATTAGGTATTGATGGTGACGTTTGGTATCGTTTCTCCAAGTGGGATCCAAACAAGACAGATAAGTACATTGACAATCCAGAAGCTTGGGAATCAACTCAAGTTGCGATGAAAGAAATCTTAGATGATATTGGATTAGATTATACTGAAGCTGAAGGTGA
Encoded here:
- a CDS encoding class I SAM-dependent DNA methyltransferase — translated: MYDSFAYVYDKFMENVPYDQWVEYIQALWSHYSLEPQLVLDLACGTGEVTYRLAEKNYDMIGIDISNEMLNVAREKTEKKDLSILFLEQDMREFELYGTVSSIVCICDGLNYLHDEEDLLQVFSLANNYLDPKGLFIFDMNTAYKYEMLGQETYTDVQDECAYIWDNYYDEVEHMNEYHLTIFDKERNGLYRKYEETHYQRAYTKERVCQLLKDAGLQLMAVYDAFTFDEPKENSERLYFIAREKDKEEN
- the hslO gene encoding Hsp33 family molecular chaperone HslO; protein product: MKDYIIRATAANGQIRAFAATTKEMLEFAREAHDTSPVASAALGRTMTAAAMMGIMLKGDKDLLTITVRGNGPLAGITVTADKDANVKGYVFNPHVDLPPNKEGKLDVASAVGIGLMNIIKDIGLKEPYVGQTHLVTSEIAEDLTHYFYHSEQIPSVVSLGVLVDKDTPIKQSGGFIIQLMPGAEEEIIAFLEEKIKEVKAVTTLFEEGYTPEAILEELLGEKGLQINEKVPAKFYCNCSKDRVEKALISVGREDLQSMIDDNEPIEMNCHFCNKNYEFKVEELEELVKNI
- the thrS gene encoding threonine--tRNA ligase; the encoded protein is MKITLKDGSVKEYSESKSVLDIAKDISEGLARVACAAEINGEVVDLRTMVTEDVELNILTFNDEAGKKAFRHTAAHILAQAVKRLFPETKLAIGPAIDNGFYYDFDRDQPFDQEEIKAIEKEMKKIVKENPPIERFELPRDKALTLMKDMGEDFKVELIEELGEDEVISFYKQGDFTDLCAGPHLMSTKAVKAFKLLQVAGAYWRGDESRKMLSRIYGTAFTKKADLNEYIERLEEAKKRDHNKLGRELELFTTNEAVGQGLPLIMPKGAKVIQTLQRWIEDEEERRGYLLTKTPSMAKNDLYKISGHWDHYRDGMFVMGDEEKEEEILALRPMTCPFQFMIYKNSQKSYRDLPARYAETATLCRNESSGEMHGLIRVRQFTLADGHIVCTPEQLADEFKGCVDLINYVMTTLGIDGDVWYRFSKWDPNKTDKYIDNPEAWESTQVAMKEILDDIGLDYTEAEGEAAFYGPKLDIQFKNVHGKEDTIITIQIDFSLAERFDMTYVDKDNEKKRPFIIHRSSIGCYERTLAMLIEKYAGAFPTWIAPSQVKVLPISEKYHEYAGTVVEKLRSAGVRVDLDDRAEKIGYKIREARLERVPYMLIVGQKEEEEGKVSIRSRYKGDEGQKTLEEFLGEILVEINTRQIREVEVEQQ